A single region of the Desulfomonile tiedjei genome encodes:
- a CDS encoding MarR family transcriptional regulator, with protein sequence MSDVVYKSDMSIDERVLMAMVRIAEGFKKNTSALLNRWGLTFSQYNVLRILDACESGQNTMRNVNRIMLVSSANLTGIAKRLERNGFIVRKSDPNDDRIKRLQITPAGTKVLKAIYEHKEQNLKRYLMKYSNEEKSDLLETLLDISKQTRRKSQPK encoded by the coding sequence ATGTCCGATGTCGTGTACAAGAGCGATATGAGCATTGATGAAAGAGTGCTGATGGCAATGGTCAGGATTGCCGAAGGCTTCAAGAAAAACACCTCAGCGCTCCTGAATCGCTGGGGCCTGACATTCTCTCAATACAACGTGCTCAGGATCTTGGATGCCTGCGAAAGCGGCCAAAATACCATGAGAAACGTGAACCGAATCATGTTGGTTTCGAGCGCCAACTTGACGGGCATAGCCAAGAGATTGGAAAGAAACGGCTTTATTGTCAGGAAAAGCGACCCGAACGATGACCGGATCAAGAGGCTTCAAATCACGCCAGCGGGAACAAAGGTATTAAAGGCTATCTACGAGCACAAAGAACAGAACCTGAAAAGATACCTGATGAAATACTCCAACGAAGAGAAGTCCGACCTATTGGAGACACTGCTAGATATATCCAAGCAGACAAGGAGAAAATCGCAGCCCAAGTAA
- a CDS encoding acyl-CoA/acyl-ACP dehydrogenase, whose translation MNFDWTQEELEQRNSITGLLDEPSVAELQALEEADTAEIKSITSEWLMRLAKTGYLALGIAGARRADTLRLIAAQEELACASGSLFLSVETTARLFGGLITGFGEDSQVGDLSGPLQKGEIIAAVAVSEADESNAGTGFLTEGRAAANGYVVTGRKSFVTNGPIADHIAVFGQVNGQTAIFLVQPELPGVVIGPRIRTMGFDGLTVASLELDGVQLPATRVLGPFDDRAALEFLRNMENMVLAVASVGLMERTISAALSYARTHQRGGKAIFNHQEIRFKLAEMLTLSQSSRLLACRAGWLFSISDPEALTVLHCAKVFAAEASERVASTAMQIMAGQGYCRGNVVERGYREAKYAAIAGTTSEIARMSIAEDLLERYKV comes from the coding sequence ATGAACTTTGACTGGACGCAGGAAGAGCTGGAGCAAAGAAACAGCATCACAGGTCTCTTGGATGAACCGTCCGTCGCGGAATTGCAGGCCCTGGAAGAGGCTGACACTGCGGAAATAAAGAGCATCACGTCCGAATGGCTCATGCGGTTGGCTAAAACGGGTTACCTTGCCCTGGGGATCGCGGGAGCGAGGCGAGCGGACACCTTAAGGCTAATAGCCGCCCAGGAGGAACTGGCTTGCGCGTCCGGTTCCCTGTTCCTTTCCGTTGAGACGACCGCGAGATTGTTCGGTGGGCTTATCACAGGCTTCGGCGAGGACTCGCAGGTTGGCGATTTGTCCGGGCCCCTGCAAAAGGGTGAAATAATAGCCGCGGTGGCAGTCAGCGAGGCCGATGAATCAAACGCGGGCACCGGCTTTCTTACTGAGGGCCGTGCCGCGGCAAACGGTTACGTTGTGACCGGTCGGAAGAGCTTCGTTACGAACGGGCCGATCGCAGACCACATCGCAGTCTTTGGACAGGTGAATGGCCAAACGGCCATTTTTCTCGTCCAGCCGGAGCTTCCAGGCGTGGTAATCGGGCCGCGAATCCGAACAATGGGTTTTGACGGCCTAACCGTGGCTTCTCTTGAGTTGGACGGTGTCCAACTTCCTGCAACAAGGGTGTTAGGCCCGTTTGATGACCGCGCGGCGTTAGAATTCCTCAGAAATATGGAAAACATGGTGCTGGCAGTAGCATCTGTAGGACTCATGGAGAGGACCATCTCAGCGGCCCTGTCTTACGCTCGGACGCATCAACGAGGGGGCAAGGCAATCTTCAATCACCAGGAAATTCGATTCAAATTGGCCGAAATGCTGACACTGAGCCAGTCTTCAAGGCTTTTGGCGTGCCGGGCAGGATGGCTTTTCTCGATCTCCGACCCCGAAGCGCTGACGGTTTTGCACTGCGCCAAAGTCTTTGCCGCGGAGGCCTCCGAAAGGGTCGCTTCCACGGCCATGCAAATCATGGCAGGGCAAGGCTATTGCCGGGGAAACGTGGTTGAACGCGGGTATCGTGAAGCAAAGTACGCAGCTATAGCTGGAACAACCTCTGAAATAGCTCGCATGTCCATCGCAGAGGATCTTCTGGAACGGTACAAGGTGTAG
- a CDS encoding methylcrotonoyl-CoA carboxylase, protein MEVIDSRIDTTSDEYKANYAHMEKLVADLKAELKKAREDRSEKAIKRNEELGKLPLQKRLDLLLDRNTPWLEIAPLAARGMYDTKVHGAGSRGGIGIVQGREVFVHANDPMIKGGTVYPMGVKKTLRCQTISMENNLPMIMLVDSGGAFLPLQSEIFPDVDDGGRCFYNQALMSKMNIPQITAVMGLCTAGGAYVPAMSDHVVHVTKTGAIFLGGPPLVKAATGEEVTAEELGGAMVHCRESGVSDYFAEDDAHALQIVRDIVSMLPTQEKSRIPRRPPADPLYDPQEIWGIVPQKVSTPYDVREIIARLVDGSEFLEFKALYGPTLVCGWGYIHGYQVGILGNNGVLFSDSSLKATQFIQLCDRQGIPLVFLQNISGYIIGREYERGGITKDGHKMVHAVSTATVPKFTVMIGASFGAGNYGMCGRAYSPRFLWMWPNAQIGVMGGEQAADVLVSVKNDQLARAGEPPLPAELVDSIKGPIIAAALKEGDAYHSTANLWDDGILDPAITRDVLGLAISASLNARLADRDRGHGVFRM, encoded by the coding sequence ATGGAAGTCATAGATAGTCGCATCGACACTACCAGCGATGAATACAAAGCCAATTATGCCCATATGGAAAAGCTCGTCGCCGACCTCAAGGCCGAGCTGAAAAAAGCCAGAGAGGACCGCTCCGAAAAAGCGATCAAACGAAACGAAGAATTGGGGAAGTTGCCGCTTCAGAAGAGGCTCGACTTGCTGCTGGACCGGAATACTCCTTGGCTCGAGATAGCTCCGCTGGCTGCCAGGGGAATGTACGACACTAAAGTCCACGGTGCAGGCTCTCGCGGGGGTATAGGCATCGTTCAAGGCCGAGAGGTCTTCGTTCATGCCAACGATCCCATGATAAAAGGCGGGACTGTGTATCCGATGGGGGTCAAGAAGACACTCCGGTGTCAAACCATCTCCATGGAGAACAACCTGCCCATGATAATGCTGGTGGACTCAGGCGGCGCGTTCCTGCCGTTACAGTCCGAGATCTTCCCGGATGTGGACGACGGAGGAAGGTGCTTTTACAACCAGGCCTTGATGTCCAAAATGAACATCCCCCAGATTACTGCTGTCATGGGCTTGTGCACCGCGGGCGGCGCGTACGTTCCGGCCATGTCGGACCACGTCGTACACGTGACAAAAACCGGCGCGATCTTTCTGGGGGGACCGCCGTTGGTTAAGGCTGCCACGGGAGAAGAAGTGACAGCGGAAGAACTGGGCGGCGCGATGGTCCATTGTCGCGAGTCCGGTGTTTCCGATTATTTTGCAGAAGACGATGCTCATGCTTTGCAGATTGTCCGCGACATCGTTTCCATGCTGCCGACGCAAGAGAAATCCCGCATCCCCCGGAGACCTCCCGCCGATCCTCTTTACGACCCCCAAGAAATCTGGGGGATAGTGCCCCAGAAGGTCTCCACGCCCTACGATGTAAGGGAAATAATCGCCCGATTGGTGGATGGCTCGGAATTCCTGGAATTCAAAGCCCTGTACGGGCCCACCTTGGTTTGCGGCTGGGGCTACATCCACGGGTACCAGGTCGGAATACTTGGCAATAACGGTGTGTTGTTCTCGGACAGTTCCCTCAAGGCCACGCAGTTCATCCAGCTTTGCGACCGCCAGGGCATTCCGCTGGTTTTCCTCCAGAATATCAGCGGGTACATAATCGGCAGGGAATACGAGCGAGGCGGGATCACTAAAGACGGCCACAAGATGGTCCACGCTGTTTCAACCGCCACTGTCCCCAAATTTACTGTTATGATCGGCGCGTCTTTCGGCGCGGGGAACTACGGGATGTGCGGCCGGGCTTATTCACCTCGATTTCTCTGGATGTGGCCCAATGCTCAGATCGGGGTCATGGGAGGAGAGCAGGCCGCGGATGTTCTGGTCTCAGTGAAAAACGATCAGCTTGCGCGCGCGGGCGAACCTCCCTTGCCTGCTGAATTGGTCGACAGCATAAAGGGGCCGATCATTGCCGCGGCTTTGAAAGAAGGGGACGCGTACCACAGCACCGCGAACCTGTGGGACGACGGGATTCTCGATCCTGCAATAACTCGTGACGTCCTTGGCCTCGCTATTTCCGCTTCGCTTAACGCGCGGCTGGCCGACCGGGATCGAGGCCACGGCGTCTTCCGTATGTAA
- a CDS encoding acyl-CoA dehydrogenase family protein — translation MSGDLDYFKETHHILRDTVARFVQREIKPYVEEWEEAGEFPRELYGKAADIGLLGLCCPEEWSGIETDVFHEVVVTEELTRCGSGGLAAGLMSHSIALPPIVSMGTQEQKARFIPLVLSGEKIAALGITEPGGGSDVANIRTRAVRDGEWYIVNGTKTMITSGTRADFVTMAVRTGGPGSKGVSLLVVETDSPGFTVSKKLRKMGWWASDTAELSMNDVRVPAANLLGEEGAAFYGVMQNFQKERLYLALMANTTAQMALDESIKYAHIREAFGRQLTGFQVTRHKLVDMAVLVEVSKEFTYRVAAKIQAGENMIKEISMAKIFSTDICDRVCHAAVQIHGGYGYMREYPIERLYRDSRILSIGGGTTEIMKEIISKIIL, via the coding sequence ATGTCAGGCGATCTGGACTATTTCAAAGAGACCCACCACATTCTCCGAGACACGGTAGCCAGGTTTGTGCAGCGCGAGATTAAACCCTATGTCGAGGAATGGGAGGAGGCCGGCGAGTTTCCACGGGAACTCTACGGCAAAGCCGCGGACATCGGACTTCTGGGCCTTTGCTGCCCGGAGGAGTGGAGCGGCATCGAAACGGATGTGTTCCACGAGGTGGTGGTGACCGAGGAACTGACCCGCTGTGGGTCGGGCGGTCTGGCCGCGGGGTTGATGTCTCATTCCATAGCGCTGCCCCCCATCGTTTCTATGGGCACGCAGGAACAGAAGGCACGTTTCATACCTCTGGTTTTGAGCGGCGAAAAAATCGCGGCCCTCGGCATCACCGAACCGGGAGGCGGCTCAGACGTTGCCAACATTCGGACCCGTGCGGTAAGGGATGGGGAATGGTACATCGTCAACGGGACCAAGACCATGATCACCTCGGGGACTCGCGCCGATTTTGTGACAATGGCGGTGCGGACCGGAGGACCGGGGTCCAAAGGGGTAAGCTTGCTCGTGGTGGAGACCGATTCACCAGGGTTCACGGTTTCCAAGAAGCTAAGAAAGATGGGTTGGTGGGCTTCCGACACAGCGGAACTGTCCATGAACGATGTCCGCGTTCCTGCGGCAAATCTCCTTGGTGAGGAAGGCGCGGCGTTCTACGGGGTGATGCAGAACTTTCAGAAGGAAAGGCTATACCTGGCCTTGATGGCAAACACCACCGCGCAAATGGCTTTGGATGAGTCCATAAAATACGCTCATATTCGCGAGGCATTCGGCAGACAGCTCACCGGGTTTCAGGTGACGAGACACAAGCTGGTAGACATGGCGGTCCTGGTGGAAGTAAGCAAGGAATTCACATACAGGGTCGCGGCAAAGATTCAAGCCGGCGAAAACATGATCAAAGAGATCTCCATGGCCAAGATTTTTTCTACGGACATCTGCGACCGTGTCTGTCACGCCGCGGTTCAGATTCACGGCGGATACGGGTACATGAGGGAATACCCGATCGAAAGGCTCTATCGTGACAGCCGCATATTGTCCATCGGTGGAGGTACCACCGAGATAATGAAGGAGATCATTTCAAAGATCATCCTGTGA
- a CDS encoding SCP2 sterol-binding domain-containing protein, with protein sequence MQFDLGLSYDELEKGMKASFSKTITETDVYLFAGISGDFNPLHVNEEFARLTPFGRRIAHGALPQCLIAPVLGTKLPGLGTIALEITTRFVAPTFFGDTITASAEVVEKLEAKRRVKMSLLWTNQRGETVAKGEAVVIPPPKQEDLFSKKQREGKNMALTSVKEVFEKMPQVFNAASAAGVNTTFQFHITGAQGGDWNVVVKDSTCQVAEGVHESPNVTLTMADEDWLAMCNGTLNGMTAFMTGKLKASGDIMAAQRIPTLFPLG encoded by the coding sequence ATGCAATTTGATCTGGGCCTCAGTTATGATGAGCTGGAAAAGGGGATGAAGGCCTCGTTCAGCAAAACCATTACCGAAACCGATGTATACCTGTTTGCCGGGATCAGTGGAGACTTTAACCCCCTGCATGTTAACGAGGAATTCGCACGCCTGACGCCCTTTGGTCGGCGTATTGCGCACGGAGCTTTGCCGCAGTGCCTCATAGCCCCTGTTCTTGGGACAAAGCTTCCCGGACTGGGGACCATTGCACTGGAGATAACCACCCGATTTGTTGCACCGACCTTTTTCGGCGACACCATCACGGCAAGTGCCGAGGTCGTGGAAAAACTCGAAGCCAAACGTCGGGTCAAAATGAGTCTTCTGTGGACTAACCAGCGGGGAGAGACAGTGGCCAAGGGTGAAGCCGTAGTCATACCTCCGCCAAAACAGGAAGATCTATTTTCCAAAAAACAAAGAGAGGGAAAGAACATGGCGCTTACTTCAGTTAAAGAGGTTTTCGAGAAAATGCCCCAGGTTTTCAACGCGGCCAGTGCCGCTGGTGTGAATACGACTTTCCAGTTTCACATTACCGGCGCGCAGGGCGGGGATTGGAATGTCGTCGTGAAAGACAGCACCTGCCAGGTTGCCGAAGGTGTCCACGAGAGCCCCAATGTGACCCTGACAATGGCCGATGAGGACTGGCTGGCCATGTGCAACGGCACGCTGAACGGCATGACGGCTTTCATGACGGGAAAACTCAAGGCATCCGGCGACATTATGGCTGCACAGCGGATTCCCACGCTGTTCCCTCTGGGGTAA
- a CDS encoding acetyl-CoA carboxylase biotin carboxylase subunit, producing MFSKILIANRGEIAVRVMRTCREMGISTVAVYSEADRESLHVFTADEAVFLGESDPRSSYLNIDKIVDAAKQSGAEAIHPGYGFLAENPQFAARVAEEGLVFIGPPADVMAKLGNKTTARRMMAESHVPIIPGMTTSEVDPEGLVEAADAMGYPVLVKAAAGGGGKGMRIVERPEDFVEAAAMASSEALSAFGDASIYLEKCLDRPRHIEFQVLADTHGNVVHLFERECSIQRRHQKIIEETPSTALDAGLRERMGASAVAAATAAGYVNAGTVEFLLDRSGEFYFLEVNTRLQVEHPITELTVGMDLVRKQIEIAAGMPLPFTQAQISRRGHAIECRIYAEDPESGMMPSPGRILLSRSPEGPGVRYDHGIYSGFEVPVHYDPILGKLVVWAENRPSACARMIRALKECVILGVKTPIEFLLDVVSSAAFQRGDLHTCFIEENFAEWKSDEAANDAAAIAFVVHDQSGASRSDRGQASDQPVDWASPWQRLGQWDSAR from the coding sequence ATGTTTTCCAAGATCCTGATCGCCAACCGGGGTGAAATTGCAGTCCGGGTCATGCGAACCTGCCGAGAGATGGGCATCAGTACCGTCGCTGTTTATTCGGAAGCGGATCGTGAATCACTCCATGTTTTCACCGCTGATGAGGCTGTCTTTCTGGGTGAATCGGACCCTAGATCGAGTTACCTCAACATCGACAAGATCGTCGACGCTGCAAAACAATCCGGCGCTGAAGCCATTCATCCCGGCTATGGGTTCCTCGCGGAGAACCCCCAATTTGCCGCACGAGTCGCCGAGGAGGGCCTGGTTTTTATCGGACCGCCCGCGGACGTAATGGCCAAGTTGGGGAACAAGACCACCGCCCGAAGGATGATGGCGGAGAGCCATGTACCTATCATTCCGGGAATGACGACGTCAGAGGTTGATCCGGAAGGTCTCGTCGAAGCCGCGGACGCGATGGGTTACCCGGTACTTGTCAAGGCTGCTGCCGGTGGCGGCGGGAAGGGCATGCGCATTGTCGAACGCCCGGAAGACTTTGTCGAAGCAGCTGCAATGGCATCGAGCGAGGCTCTGAGCGCGTTCGGAGACGCGTCCATATACTTGGAAAAGTGCCTGGACCGGCCACGGCACATTGAATTTCAGGTCCTGGCCGATACTCACGGCAACGTGGTTCACCTGTTTGAGCGGGAGTGCTCCATCCAGCGGAGGCATCAGAAGATAATCGAGGAGACCCCTTCCACTGCTTTGGATGCCGGTCTTCGCGAACGAATGGGCGCATCCGCGGTAGCCGCAGCAACGGCCGCAGGTTATGTCAACGCGGGAACAGTGGAATTCCTGCTGGATCGTTCCGGAGAGTTTTACTTTTTGGAGGTCAATACCCGTCTTCAGGTCGAACATCCCATCACGGAACTGACCGTGGGAATGGACCTTGTGCGGAAGCAGATCGAGATAGCCGCGGGAATGCCGTTGCCTTTCACCCAGGCACAAATCAGCCGCCGCGGTCATGCCATAGAATGCCGCATCTATGCTGAAGATCCGGAAAGCGGTATGATGCCGTCCCCAGGCAGAATTCTCCTTTCCCGGTCTCCGGAGGGTCCGGGTGTTCGTTACGACCACGGCATTTACTCCGGCTTCGAAGTCCCGGTCCATTATGACCCGATTCTCGGAAAGCTGGTCGTATGGGCCGAGAATCGTCCCTCAGCCTGCGCCAGAATGATCAGAGCGCTTAAGGAGTGCGTGATACTTGGCGTGAAGACCCCCATCGAGTTTCTATTGGATGTGGTGTCTTCCGCGGCTTTTCAGCGGGGCGATCTCCATACCTGCTTTATCGAAGAGAACTTCGCTGAATGGAAGTCGGACGAAGCTGCCAACGATGCAGCGGCAATTGCTTTCGTGGTTCATGATCAGTCGGGGGCTTCGCGCTCAGACCGAGGTCAAGCGTCCGACCAACCGGTGGACTGGGCCTCCCCGTGGCAAAGACTGGGCCAATGGGATTCGGCCCGATGA
- a CDS encoding TetR/AcrR family transcriptional regulator, which produces MQYPNSVNDKKAKEAVIFDAACRVIREKGFHQARITDIAHAAGISYGLVYHYFKSKTDLFDAILKEWWGGLFSMMDRCDAEAASVVERLSAIVNYFLDQYEKRPDMVHIFVTEISRSSSNLTTPRVEWLRNFMKRTEKIIAVGQAQNILRSDVKAFYLTYIFLGAIDSFVSVMVVEKLPLKGRTQKQRIAAALLEVFLNGARPARA; this is translated from the coding sequence ATGCAATATCCAAATAGTGTCAACGACAAGAAAGCCAAAGAGGCCGTTATCTTCGACGCGGCGTGCCGCGTAATACGCGAAAAAGGATTCCATCAGGCCCGAATAACCGATATCGCTCACGCCGCAGGAATTTCCTACGGCCTGGTGTACCACTATTTCAAAAGCAAGACCGACCTGTTCGATGCAATTCTCAAGGAATGGTGGGGCGGCCTTTTCTCCATGATGGACCGCTGCGACGCGGAAGCGGCATCCGTGGTTGAAAGGCTTTCGGCAATCGTGAATTACTTTCTCGACCAGTACGAGAAGCGCCCCGATATGGTCCATATCTTTGTAACGGAAATCTCGCGATCTTCCTCAAATCTCACTACACCCCGAGTTGAATGGCTCAGGAACTTCATGAAACGGACGGAGAAGATTATCGCCGTAGGCCAAGCGCAGAATATTTTGCGTTCGGATGTGAAGGCCTTTTACCTGACCTATATTTTCTTAGGCGCCATAGACAGCTTCGTATCGGTAATGGTCGTTGAAAAGCTCCCTCTGAAGGGACGAACACAAAAGCAACGAATCGCGGCCGCGCTACTGGAAGTCTTCCTGAACGGAGCACGTCCCGCCCGAGCGTGA
- a CDS encoding enoyl-CoA hydratase/isomerase family protein — protein sequence MTEPELLYEVRGRAAWIVINREVRRNALSVEMIELFFDYLNRAEADEAVRAVCLTAAGDKAFCSGADLASAVGGEDHMAGAMKYANLLKRMSTFPKPLVAKVNGHCLAGGMGLMLSCDIVYAREGAKFGTPEVNVGLFPMMIGALIFRNAGRKKALEMIYTARMISGAEAEQMGLITRTVPAEELDWVVNEALSDIAAKAPLAVEIGRKALAEAEDLPLSQALDVLCERLADVAATEDAIEGLTAFVQKRQPAWKRR from the coding sequence ATGACCGAACCCGAACTTCTTTACGAAGTCAGAGGCCGAGCTGCGTGGATCGTCATCAACAGGGAGGTTCGCCGCAACGCCCTGAGCGTTGAAATGATAGAGTTGTTTTTCGATTACCTGAACAGGGCCGAGGCGGACGAGGCAGTTAGGGCGGTCTGTCTGACCGCGGCGGGGGATAAAGCTTTCTGTTCAGGCGCGGATCTCGCTTCCGCTGTCGGCGGAGAGGACCACATGGCCGGGGCCATGAAGTATGCAAACCTCCTGAAGCGAATGTCCACTTTTCCAAAGCCGCTTGTGGCAAAGGTCAACGGCCATTGTCTCGCGGGAGGCATGGGGTTGATGCTTTCCTGTGACATTGTTTACGCACGGGAAGGGGCTAAGTTCGGGACGCCCGAAGTGAATGTGGGCCTCTTCCCGATGATGATAGGCGCGCTGATTTTCCGCAACGCGGGCCGGAAAAAGGCACTGGAAATGATATACACAGCGCGAATGATCTCCGGGGCGGAAGCGGAGCAGATGGGGCTTATCACCAGGACCGTCCCGGCCGAGGAGTTGGATTGGGTCGTGAATGAGGCGCTCTCCGACATCGCGGCAAAAGCACCCTTGGCTGTGGAAATAGGTCGCAAGGCCCTGGCCGAGGCCGAGGATCTGCCGCTGAGCCAGGCCCTTGACGTCCTGTGCGAACGACTCGCGGATGTTGCGGCAACAGAGGACGCAATCGAAGGACTGACTGCCTTCGTGCAAAAGAGACAACCAGCCTGGAAACGCCGCTGA
- a CDS encoding acyl-CoA dehydrogenase family protein, giving the protein MDFAFTPEQLMFREQVLKFARREIVPRVQEHDLKGEFDWESWRKLGEFGILGLHFPEELGGSGGDVVTSVIAAEALGEAGVDGGLTLSYGAHTYLCADTIFRHGTDTQRQRYIPKLARGEWVGCMGLTEPAAGSDVASLRTRAERQGDSWVLNGSKMFITNGAIADVAVIYAKTDPAAGHAGISAFIVEKGTPGFSVSRSLIKMGVRSSPTSELVFEDCAIPLENLLGQQGNGFLMAMQTVEWDRSALLAPFVGAISFLIQRSCRYAQEREQFGRPIAYFQGIKHKIADMKIFLEAARSLAYRIAWCKDQGRPLNHLEAAVAKLFVGDWSLRPTNDAMVLFGGYGYCHEYDIERVFRDGRLAPIGGGTSDVQKVIISRLM; this is encoded by the coding sequence ATGGATTTTGCCTTCACCCCTGAACAACTCATGTTTAGGGAGCAGGTCCTCAAGTTTGCCCGCCGTGAAATCGTGCCACGAGTGCAGGAACATGACCTGAAGGGCGAGTTCGACTGGGAGTCGTGGCGAAAGCTGGGCGAATTCGGCATACTCGGCCTTCATTTTCCGGAAGAACTTGGGGGCTCCGGCGGGGACGTGGTGACATCGGTGATCGCCGCGGAGGCCTTGGGCGAGGCCGGAGTCGACGGCGGCCTCACACTGAGCTACGGCGCTCACACTTATCTTTGTGCCGACACTATCTTTCGCCACGGCACAGACACACAGCGACAGAGATACATTCCAAAACTTGCCCGCGGCGAATGGGTAGGCTGCATGGGATTGACCGAGCCGGCCGCTGGCTCTGATGTGGCTTCTCTGAGGACCCGCGCGGAGAGGCAAGGCGATTCCTGGGTCCTTAATGGGTCGAAGATGTTCATCACCAACGGCGCTATAGCCGATGTGGCCGTGATCTACGCCAAGACCGATCCCGCGGCAGGACACGCGGGCATCTCAGCGTTTATCGTTGAGAAAGGGACGCCGGGGTTTTCCGTGAGCCGCAGCCTCATAAAGATGGGGGTGAGGAGTTCGCCCACATCGGAGTTGGTTTTCGAGGATTGCGCGATTCCCCTGGAAAACCTTCTGGGCCAGCAGGGAAACGGATTTCTGATGGCCATGCAAACGGTGGAATGGGACCGGAGCGCTCTGCTGGCGCCGTTTGTTGGGGCTATTTCATTTTTGATTCAGCGCTCTTGTCGTTACGCTCAGGAACGCGAGCAATTCGGCCGCCCCATAGCGTATTTTCAGGGAATCAAGCACAAGATAGCGGACATGAAAATCTTCCTGGAAGCAGCGCGGTCCCTGGCGTATCGCATAGCGTGGTGCAAGGACCAGGGCAGGCCTTTGAACCATCTTGAAGCCGCGGTGGCAAAGCTTTTCGTGGGGGACTGGTCTCTTAGACCCACCAACGATGCAATGGTCCTGTTCGGAGGATACGGGTACTGTCACGAGTACGACATTGAACGAGTTTTCCGGGATGGCAGGTTGGCCCCGATAGGCGGCGGCACTTCCGACGTTCAAAAGGTGATCATTTCGCGTCTAATGTAA
- a CDS encoding 3-keto-5-aminohexanoate cleavage protein, with protein sequence MPSLWIKDNQNYERPCMITCALSGVVANRDQCPAIPYRPEEYAAEAKRAYEAGAAVVHIHARTPDGAPSYEVQDYRNIYDAVTAECPIIINFSTGAINISTQQKIAHIQGIRPAMGALNMGSMNYAKYSAEKKRFVFEFVFPNPFSEIVQIVQAMNEAGTKPELECFDMGHVGNSYPLIDMGLLQPPYQFSLIIGVLGGVPPTVPNLVNMVQALPPQSDWEVIGISLDQWRLVAAAIALGGNIRVGLEDNFYMNKNVMAKSNGELVEKAARMVRDQGREPATVEECRERLKLTNI encoded by the coding sequence ATGCCGTCACTATGGATCAAAGACAACCAGAACTATGAAAGGCCGTGCATGATAACCTGCGCCCTGTCAGGGGTAGTAGCAAACAGGGATCAGTGCCCGGCGATTCCGTACAGACCGGAAGAGTATGCGGCAGAGGCCAAGCGTGCGTACGAGGCCGGGGCCGCGGTGGTCCACATCCACGCGCGGACGCCCGACGGCGCGCCCAGCTACGAAGTGCAGGATTATCGCAACATATATGACGCGGTAACCGCCGAATGTCCGATCATTATCAATTTCTCCACCGGCGCGATTAACATAAGCACCCAGCAGAAAATCGCTCACATCCAAGGAATTAGACCTGCAATGGGCGCTCTGAATATGGGCTCCATGAACTACGCCAAGTACAGCGCGGAAAAAAAGCGGTTCGTTTTCGAGTTTGTATTTCCAAATCCGTTCTCGGAGATAGTGCAGATTGTCCAGGCCATGAACGAGGCAGGAACCAAACCGGAGCTGGAATGCTTTGACATGGGGCATGTGGGCAATTCTTATCCGTTGATAGACATGGGCCTTCTCCAGCCGCCCTATCAGTTCAGTCTCATCATAGGGGTCTTGGGCGGTGTCCCGCCCACGGTCCCCAATCTGGTGAACATGGTGCAGGCCCTGCCGCCTCAAAGTGACTGGGAGGTGATCGGGATCAGCCTTGACCAGTGGCGCCTCGTCGCCGCGGCAATTGCCCTGGGAGGCAACATTAGAGTGGGGCTGGAGGATAACTTCTACATGAACAAGAATGTCATGGCCAAATCCAACGGCGAATTAGTGGAGAAGGCCGCGCGTATGGTCAGGGATCAGGGACGGGAGCCCGCAACAGTGGAAGAGTGCCGCGAGCGGCTGAAACTAACTAACATATAA
- a CDS encoding biotin/lipoyl-binding protein, producing MDYRLRIGDQLYPVEAGPRDAEGRGEMTVDGRPCSVKVESVSSQHVRLSMCGKAANLYVVPDGQGAWIWHDGRARLVEDADKIEPRKSRGPGVAASEVTPPTPGSVVRVLVQQGQTVEKGQALVVISAMKMEMTLSAPYAGTVRAVNAQMGAQVAPGQILVEIDPREEVEE from the coding sequence ATGGATTACAGGCTTAGAATCGGAGATCAGCTTTATCCTGTGGAAGCAGGCCCGCGGGATGCAGAGGGCCGCGGTGAGATGACCGTGGACGGGAGGCCGTGTTCCGTCAAGGTTGAATCCGTTTCTTCCCAACACGTCCGTCTGTCAATGTGCGGGAAAGCCGCGAACCTTTATGTTGTGCCGGATGGGCAAGGCGCCTGGATCTGGCACGACGGCCGCGCTCGCCTGGTTGAAGATGCCGACAAGATAGAGCCGAGGAAAAGCCGTGGCCCCGGAGTTGCCGCAAGCGAAGTGACGCCTCCGACACCCGGCTCGGTGGTTCGAGTGCTGGTACAACAGGGGCAGACCGTTGAAAAAGGACAGGCGTTGGTGGTGATCTCTGCAATGAAAATGGAAATGACTCTTAGCGCTCCGTACGCGGGTACGGTGCGGGCGGTGAATGCCCAAATGGGCGCGCAGGTGGCCCCCGGGCAGATCCTCGTGGAAATCGACCCGAGGGAGGAAGTGGAAGAATGA